One window from the genome of bacterium encodes:
- a CDS encoding cytochrome c3 family protein: MKFQRYWIVILAIALVLGMVMAGCGGSDGSDGSDGKSAYDIAVDNGFTGTEQEWLDTLAGGGGSTPGDGSWFGEYCNSCHEQDGLFHQVAYDQLYRDGVVQVGTLAYSYAATEDVVTFPMTKNGNYFDCEDADSLGIYFTPYTGSGFELPTGRLSIKGTVTYNTETNVCTSTKAASALGDLSALNGFIVVYGRDETIAQIPGTRIRQARYPFAAVLELGTVGYTSAANNAGCEKCHTVPFLKHGYIFGETGAGTDFYVCKACHLDDGDGGHFMWQLLVDDPQLIITLEEQYGEDWEESGDARLEPYAYKISLMNDVHMSHAMELPYPQSMSNCATCHEGKLTTILDDANFVLETCKSCHPMQEAEGNIMDAPALLAVMPTALGFSDHSVFDDATDCTACHNGGNAFVGIHTGYDPVIYTDALDGSKIADSITVSIDSASASGDTLTIAFSATGSANGGSLVSTDIMPGVLVGLYGMDTKDYLVGPHARDVDGDRNLEFDVVGSAGGTDWNTDHPRLSVDASSTPGSWVVTADLTHWAGLIDDGTIRRAEIAVLPELTAIVGLDDSSVAGSNEDDDYVVALNAVTKTFDLVGNTLGPVPTDDIVRVQTGCNNCHDALGTTFHGPDRGGSIVACRLCHITLSGGSHLEMQSRSIDSYVHAIHSFQPFDVGRSIDFTDPVEELHYEHHIGFVYPTLGFDCESCHNPGTYDVPSQSDSMPGLISASRPAADFGWERDIVDEPEYVTGPAARACGACHKAGYINHDDAAGLWLLNQHFEAYGYLWENDSSDVILNFIIDSVFSVYAP, from the coding sequence ATGAAATTCCAAAGATACTGGATAGTGATTCTTGCCATTGCGCTTGTGTTGGGCATGGTCATGGCTGGCTGCGGCGGCAGTGACGGCAGTGACGGCAGTGACGGTAAGAGCGCATACGATATCGCCGTTGACAACGGCTTCACCGGCACCGAGCAGGAATGGCTGGACACGCTGGCTGGCGGCGGCGGCTCAACCCCCGGTGACGGCAGCTGGTTCGGTGAGTATTGTAATTCGTGTCATGAGCAGGATGGCCTGTTCCACCAGGTTGCCTACGATCAGCTGTATAGGGACGGCGTCGTTCAGGTCGGAACTCTGGCTTATTCCTATGCGGCTACAGAGGACGTGGTCACGTTTCCAATGACCAAGAACGGTAACTACTTTGACTGCGAAGATGCGGATTCCCTCGGGATCTACTTCACACCCTATACCGGTTCAGGCTTCGAACTGCCCACTGGCAGGCTCTCTATCAAGGGTACGGTCACCTACAATACGGAGACAAACGTTTGCACCAGCACCAAGGCCGCAAGCGCCCTCGGTGATCTGTCTGCTCTTAACGGCTTCATCGTGGTGTATGGCCGGGATGAGACCATTGCCCAGATCCCTGGCACACGGATACGCCAGGCCAGGTACCCCTTTGCGGCTGTCCTGGAATTGGGAACCGTTGGTTACACTTCCGCCGCCAATAACGCCGGCTGCGAAAAGTGCCACACGGTGCCCTTCCTCAAGCACGGGTACATCTTTGGGGAAACCGGAGCAGGTACCGATTTCTATGTCTGTAAAGCCTGTCACCTGGACGATGGCGACGGCGGCCATTTTATGTGGCAGCTTCTGGTTGACGATCCCCAGCTGATCATCACCCTGGAAGAGCAGTACGGTGAAGACTGGGAAGAGTCGGGGGATGCCAGGCTCGAGCCTTACGCCTATAAAATCAGCCTCATGAACGACGTGCACATGTCCCACGCCATGGAGTTGCCCTATCCCCAGTCCATGTCCAACTGCGCGACATGTCACGAAGGCAAACTGACCACGATACTGGATGATGCCAATTTCGTGTTGGAGACCTGCAAGAGCTGTCACCCGATGCAGGAAGCTGAGGGCAACATCATGGATGCCCCGGCATTGCTGGCCGTAATGCCAACGGCTCTGGGCTTCTCTGACCATTCAGTATTTGACGACGCGACAGATTGTACTGCTTGCCATAACGGTGGCAACGCCTTCGTCGGCATCCACACCGGTTATGACCCCGTGATCTACACGGATGCCCTTGATGGCTCGAAGATCGCTGACTCGATCACCGTCTCCATCGACAGCGCGAGTGCGAGCGGCGATACGCTGACCATCGCATTCTCCGCGACCGGTAGCGCTAACGGTGGTTCCCTTGTTTCGACGGATATCATGCCAGGCGTACTGGTCGGACTGTACGGCATGGACACCAAGGATTATCTGGTCGGTCCCCACGCCAGAGATGTGGACGGCGACAGGAACCTGGAGTTTGATGTCGTTGGAAGCGCCGGCGGTACCGACTGGAATACGGATCACCCGAGATTGTCGGTTGACGCGAGTTCCACCCCGGGCAGTTGGGTCGTCACGGCAGACCTGACCCACTGGGCCGGGCTCATCGATGACGGTACGATCCGAAGAGCCGAGATCGCTGTCCTCCCGGAACTGACTGCCATCGTTGGTCTGGATGATTCGAGTGTTGCGGGCAGCAACGAAGATGATGACTATGTCGTTGCCCTCAACGCCGTTACCAAAACCTTCGACCTGGTGGGCAATACCCTTGGGCCCGTCCCCACGGATGACATCGTAAGGGTTCAGACTGGCTGCAACAACTGCCACGATGCCCTTGGCACCACCTTCCATGGCCCAGACAGGGGCGGCAGCATCGTCGCGTGCCGGCTGTGCCACATCACGCTGAGCGGCGGGTCCCACCTGGAGATGCAGTCCAGGTCCATCGACTCCTATGTCCACGCGATCCACTCGTTCCAGCCCTTTGATGTTGGTCGCAGTATTGATTTCACCGATCCGGTGGAAGAACTGCATTATGAGCACCACATCGGGTTTGTGTACCCCACCCTGGGGTTTGACTGCGAGTCGTGCCACAACCCGGGCACCTATGATGTGCCGAGTCAATCTGATTCCATGCCGGGTCTTATTTCGGCGTCCCGCCCTGCGGCAGACTTCGGGTGGGAAAGGGATATCGTTGATGAACCGGAATATGTCACCGGACCAGCCGCGAGAGCCTGTGGCGCCTGCCACAAGGCCGGCTACATCAACCACGATGACGCTGCCGGCCTCTGGTTACTCAACCAGCACTTCGAGGCCTACGGTTATCTGTGGGAGAACGACAGCAGTGATGTCATCCTCAATTTCATCATTGATTCCGTCTTCAGCGTATACGCACCTTAA